In Leptolyngbya subtilissima AS-A7, the sequence GACCTTAACCACCTTGAGCTGCCCTTCGTACTGCTCGGCCACCTCATCGACAACTCTCGCCACCATACGGCAGGGGCCACACCACGGTGCCCAAAAGTCGACTAGCACCGGCACGTCACTTTTCAGCACTTCGGTTTGAAACGTATCTTGGGTAATGCTTGCAACTGCGGACATAGAATACCTCCGCCAACTAGGCGAATTTCAGTTATTCGAAAACTTCGAACAATCAAACTATAGCGCCTGCCGTGGCATAATGCAACTATGCGACCCATTAACCATCCCAACTGCCAAGACATCGCCCTCGAAGGGGTTTTGTACGCCCTCGGCGACCCCGTGCGACTCGAAATTGTGCAGCGCCTTGCCAGCAATGACGAGCTCTGCTGCTCTGATTTAGATTTGGGAGTGGCAAAGTCAACCCTCTCCCACCACTTCAAGATTTTGCGCGAGGCCGGGGTGCTGCACTGCCGCAAACAGGGCACTCAGCACATGAATTCTCTGCGCCGCGACGATTTAGAAGCAGCGTTCCCAGGCCTGCTGGACAGCATATTGAAAGCGGCTCGCAAAAGTTAAAGGCTAAGGCAGAGGATTGGACAGCCGAGACGGCTATCTCACAAGAATTCTTTTAGAGCCCCTAAGACTTGAAAGACTGCCCTTTTGTGAGATGGGCCTCTGGCCCGTCCTGGCATAGTTGGCTTAGGATCATGAACAATTCAGGTGTTCCTAAAGTGGCTTAGATTCCAGAACACCGCTTTGAAGGGGTTCTATCTCTGGCTCGCATCTCGGATCGCGCACCGCATCAACAATCTTTTTGATGAAGCTGGCGGTGGGTACGGCCAGCAGCAGCCCTAAAAATCCGGCAAATTTTGACCCGATTAATAGTGCCACGATAATCACCGCTGGGTTGAGCCCGGTAATGCCGCCCATTAGGCGCGGGGCCACCAAGTTGTCGTTAACTTGCCCCAGCAAAAACGCTACCCCCAGCACTTTTAGGGCCAGCCATACATTTTGAAAGGCTAGCAGCGTGCTGATTCCCACGACCGCTACCGTGCCACCAAAGGGAATGACGCTGACCAGGCCAATCACTAGGCCAAACAGCAGACCAAAGGGCACATTGAGCAGAATGAGGGCCGTTGACTGGGCCACAGCCAAAATCAGCGCCAGGGTAGCCTGCCCTGAAAAATAGCCCTGAAAGCTGGGCCGTAGCGCATTGCGAATTTGCGATCGCCAAGGAGCAGGCAACCAGCTGAGCAGACCTTCCCAAAGCGAGTCGCCGTTGATCACCAGCAGCAGGGCCAAGACAGCAGTGATCAGCAAGTTTAGGGCACTGTCGAGGGTGCTGAGGGTGACGCTAATGGCTTGGGTGGTGGTCGCTTGCAGCGTGTTGGTGAGCTGATTGGCAGCTTGCTCCGTCAGCTGGTCAAGGTTGACAGGTAGAGTTTGAAAAATCGCCCGGTCTTCTAACAGCAGCAGCTGAGTTTTACCTTGATCAATCCAGCCTGGTAACCGTAGGGCAAACTCGTTGAGCTGCTGCCACACCTGCGGCCCCAAAAAGACGACCAGAATGGTGGTGAGCAGAACGGCCAGTAGCACTACCAGAGCCACCGCCAACCCTCGGGCCAGCCCTCGCTTTTCGAGCCAGTCGATGGGGTAGTCGAGTAGAAAGGCTATCAGGCTAGCGGTGATGACGATGCTGGGAATGGGGTGCAACACTCCCCCCAGTTTGTAGAGCAGCCAGCCATTGAGACAGATTATGGGGAAGGCTAGGCCGGCGATCGCCCATTTGGGCAGCTGAGACAAAGAGACCATAGGTTACCGTTCTAATGCCGAAATATCTAGCTCAGCCAGGGAAGAGAAAAACGCCTGAAGGCGCTGCGCTATTTTAGCCACTCCTTCTGGCACATTCGACTCAATATTCAGCACCATCACCGGGTCGTGGAGCGACATGCGTACCATGAACCAACCATGCTCGGCGGGCAATTGGCAAGCGACCCGCACTCCCTCGTAGGTGTTGGGCACCACTGCCCAATCGGCCTGGGCAGCGACAAACGCTTGCAGCTGGTTCATCACCTCCGCGCCGTAGGCTTGGGCGTTGGGGGCCAGAATTGTGAGCCGATACTCTTGGCTGTCGTGGGGGTCTTGTAGGGTGGCGATCAGGTCGGTGAGGCGTCTGCCGGTGAGGCGAGCTTTGGCCAGTTCGACGAGCAGCTTGCTGACAAGGTAGGCCCCATCATCTAAGAAGTAGTTCTCTTTCATTGCTCCGTGGCCCGAGGCCTCAATGGCGAGCCAGCTGGGTTGACCGATCGCATTGAGCCGGATGGCCTCATTGATCACATTCTTGTAGCCTCGCTTAAAGCGATGGTGAATGCCCCCCAGATCGCCTTCGATGAACTGGGTGAGCCCGTCGGAGGTGGTGGAGTCGGTGACGATGGTGGTGCCGGGGTGCTCTTGCAGCACGATCGCAGAAATTAGCGCGATCAGGCGGTTGCGGTTGAGTTCACGGCCGTCGGCGTCGACCGCTGCACCGCGATCGACATCGGTGTCAAAGATCAGGCCAAAGTCGGCCCCCTGAGTGACTACCGCTTGGCAAATCGAGGCGATCGCCGCTGCATCCTCGGGGTTGGGCACGTGGTTGGGAAAGGTGCCATCAGGGTCAAGGAATTGGCTACCGGTGGTGTCAGCGCCCAAAGGTTCGAGCACCTGGCTGGCGAAAAAGCCGCCCGCCCCATTGCCTGCATCGACAATGATTTTGAGCCCTTGCAGCGGTTGGTCAAAGTTGTCGGGATGGTTCACCGATTGGCGAATCTGCTGCACCAAGCCCGCTGCATAGGCACCGATTAAGTCGCGGCTTTCTACCGAGCCAAGAGCTGTCGCAATCGGGAAATTGCCCTGCTCAGCCAACTCTAAAATGCGCGAGATATCCTTTTTGCCGAGGCCGCCCTGGCGGGTGAAAAACTTGAGGCCGTTGCGGTTGAAGGGCAGATGGCTGGCGGTCATCATAATCGCGCCGTGGCAGCTAAACTCGGGCAGCACGGTGGCCATAAACATGGCCGGAGTCGAGGCCATAGCCACATCCAGTACCCGACAGCCCAGGGAAGCCATGCCGTCGATCACCGCCTGCATTAGGATGGGGCCAGAGAGGCGGCTGTCGCGACCTACGGCGATCGCTAATTCTGCCACTGGAATGCTCAACTCGGCAGAAAGCCAAGTGGCAAAGGCTTTGCCCAAGGTGGTGGCTACCTCAGGGGTGAGGTTAACTGCCTGACCCGCAACCCCCTCCAGGGCCACGCCGCGAATATCGGAGCCGTTTTGCAGTGTGGCCCAGTTGATGGATGTGGTGGATGGGGGCATGGGGGGCGATCGCTCCTGCTGTCGTCCCCTTCACCATAGAAGCAGCCCCCGGTTTCTGCCGATTTCTTCAGCTTTTTTGCACTTGAGAACGCAAACCCCAGCCTATTGAAGCAGCTTCCCCCAAGGAACCCTAAACTTAAAACAAGCCCATCGGTACCTGCTATGGTCGCTTACTCCCAACCTTGGACTACCCGCGATCTAGCCGCCATGCCCGACGACGGCGGCTGGAAGCGCTACGAAATCATCGACGGAGAACTCTACGTGACCCGTGCTCCCCACATTCGCCACCAAGGTGCCGCCGGAAAGCTGCATGTGCGTTTAGAAAACTGGTCTGAGCAGACAGGGTTAGGCTCCGCATTTCAAGCCCCAGGGGTCGTTTTTACCCCTACAGACGCTGTGATTCCCGACGTGGTGTGGATTAGCCAGGCGCGCTTAGCTGATGGTGTAGACGATGCAGGGCACCTCATCGTAGCTCCAGAGCTGATGGTGGAGGTGCTGTCTCCTGGCGACCTCAACGAGCAGCGCGATCGAGAAGTTAAGCTCAAACTCTATTCTCGCTACGGGGTGCAGGAATATTGGATTGTCAACTGGCAGCTCAAAACCGTGGAAATTTATCGCCGCGCTGAAGCCCAGCTCCAGTTGGTCGGTACGCTCTTAGTTAACGACTCTCTCTCGTCTCCGCTGCTTCCAGGATTCAGTACTCCCATGGCTGAAATCTTCCGCTAACCCAGCACGGCCTCAGTGAATCGAAAGCAAACCCTCGCAATGGGATCTGGCCCACCCTGCAGGAAGCAAGCTACACCCTCAATCCCTCTACCCAGTTGGGAGAGGGACCTTGAACAGAAAGTGTGTGTTTTAGGAGTCTATTGAATGATTTTGGGTGACAGCATGGTTTGGCTTAGTGCCTGCTACGGTCATCAAAGTTCGAACTAAGCGTTCTGGCTCCAGCGGTTTGGCGACATGGTTGGCAAAACCACTCTTGATGGAGCGCTGGCAATCTTCCTCTCTGGCATAGGCAGTGAGGCAGATCGCGGGAATCTGTCCCCCTTTTGCAGCCGGTAAAGCTCGCACCTGCTGGATCAGAGCATAACCATCTACGTCAGGCATCGCAATATCACTGACTAACACATCCGGTTGAAACGACTCTAAATTAACTAGCACTTCTGATGCGGAGGCCACCGCTAGAACTTCTGCTCCATATTCAGTCAGTAATACCGTTAATAGCTCACGGGCATCGGGTTCATCATCGACGGCCAGCACTCGAATCCCTGTGAGATTAAGTTCCTGTTGTGGCCCTCCATCTACCTGTTGAATTGCCGGGGTGACGTTCAGGAGAGGCAATCTAACGGTAAAGGTAGCTCCAAACCCGTCACCGGGGCTGGCGGCCGTGATTGTGCCATTGTGAGCCTCGACCAACTGACGAACTATAGCCAAACCTAGACCTAACCCGCCATATTGGCGCGTGATCGAGGCGTCCTCTTGCCGGAAGGTCTCAAAGATATGGGGAAGAAACTCTAGGTTAATCCCTTTGCCGGTGTCTTTTACAATGATTTCTGCTTGATGGCCAACCCTTTCCATGTAAATGTCAACCTGGCCACCCTTGGGAGTAAATTTGACAGCGTTGGACAACAGGTTCCAGACAACTTGCTGCAAGCGAGCACCATCACCCAACACTTGCCCAATGTTGGGCAACGTGGAATGTAGCGAAATTGATTTAGCGGCAGCGTTTGAGCTAACTGTTTCGATCGCCGATTTAACTACAAAAGATAAATTGACAGAATCAACATTTAAGCTGAGTTTGCCGCGCAGGATTTTGGCAATATCCAGCAGATCGTCAATCAACTCTGTCTGCAACTTCGCATTGCGTTCGATCGTAGCCAGCGCTTCAACCGTTTTGGCGTCATCAAGCTTCCGTATTTGCAATAGCTTGGCCCAACCCAGGATGGGATTTAGCGGCGATCGCAGCTCGTGGAAAAGCACGGCCAGAAACTCATCTTTGATCCGGTTGGCGCGTTCAGCTGCTTCCCGCGCGGCCTGCTCTTGGTGAAAGAGCTGTTCGCGGGCGGCTTCGGCTCGCTTGCGATCTGTAATATCGGTCAACGTACCCAGGTAGCCCGACACCTCACCTGTTTCGCGCTGTAGGGCGGTCGCAGTTCCTTGAATCCAGGTCACTTTGCCTTGCGACGTTTGAAAGCGGTATTCAGCCGCGAAAACTTGTCCATCTCGACTAGCTTGATACCAAACATCAGCAACCCGCTCGCGATCGTCAGGGTGGAGGGCAGACACCCATCCTGTGCCTTGAGCTGCCTCGAGTGACATGCCTGCCATCTCACACCAGCGTTCGTTGACATAGAGGCAGTTGCCGTCTGGATCGGTCATAAAGATGCCGACAGGGGCGTGACTGGTGAGGGTGCGGAACCGGTTTTCACTCTCGCGTCGCGCTTCTTCCGCCTGTTTGCGAGCGGTGATATCCATCACCGTGCCAATGAACCGCAGCGGCTTCCCGTCCACCTCAAAATAGGTTTGCCCTTTGGCGGCAATCCAGCGCTCAATACCATCTTGAATGCCAATCGTTCGATATTCTGTGTCATAGCTGCCGCCGCTGGCTGGGTTGAAGGACCACTGCACGACCTGTTCTAAGCGTTGACGATCAACAGGATGCAGTCCCTCAAAAAAGACCTCTACGCTGCTCTCTGCCTCGGTTGGCAACCCAAACATCGCTTTGCAACCCGCATCCCAGGTGAGTTTGTTGGTGATCAAATTCCAGTCCCAGGTGCCTAGCTGAGCAGACTCGATTGCCATGCGGAGGCGGTCTTCACTCCGGCGCAGAGCGGCTTCGGCCTGCTTGCGCTCGGTCGTATCGCTATGGACACCGACCCATTCTCGAATCGCGCCATTCTCCTCAAACACGGGCACGGCTCGCACAGTCATATGACGATACACGCCATCGTGCCGCCGCAAGCGATGCTCAAATTCATACAGGGCCCGGTTCTCTAAGGCAATTAACCAGGCTTGAGTGGTGGCCGTGCGATCGTCGGGATGCACTGCATCGAGCCAGCCCCAGCCTTTCAATTCGTCAAAAGTTTGTCCGGTGAAGGCGCTCCAGGCAGGCTGCGGGGTCTTAAACTCGCCCCGATCGCCTAGCTCATTCCAAATGATTTGAGCGGTAGCTTCGATCAGCGATCGGTAACGCTCCTCACTGGCTTGCAAGGCGGCTTCTGTTTGTTTCCGCTGACTGACATCCTCAAACAAAATGGCAACTTTGCGGCTTTCGGGTTGCTCAATGCGGAAGGCAGACACACCAAACCACCGACCTAACGCTTCCGAATAGTTTTCATAACGGACCGGTTCACCTGTTAGGGCGACCCTGCCATAAAGGTCGATCCAGTACTGTTCCAGTTCTGGGTGCAGCTCGCGGGCTGTTTTGCCCCTGGCGTCTTTCAAACCCGAGTGCTTTTCAAAGACTGAGTTAATTTCTAAGAACCGGTAATCGATCGGCTGATTGTCTACGTCAAACAGCACTTCAGCCAGGCAGAAGCCTTGATTCATGTTCTCAAACAGGGCGCGATAGCGCTCCTCCGAGAGCCGCAATGCGTCCTCGGCCTGTTTGCGCTCTTCTTCAACGCGCACGCGATCGCTAATGTCAATCACAGAGCCGATATAGCCCTTAAACTCCCCGTCCTCGCCAAACCAGGGATTTGCTGCATCGATCGCCCAGCAATATTCTCCATCTTTGCGCCGCAGGCGATACTCCAACCGAAAAGCTGCGTGACGTTCGTTGGCCTGCAAGAAAACGTGTTTGGCAGATTCGCTGTCGTCGGGATGCACGACATCGAGCCAGCCCAGCCCCAAACCGGTTTGCTCCGTTTGCCCGGTGAAGTCATACCAACCCCGGTTGAGATAGGTGCAGCAGCCCGTGGAGTCTGTCACCCAAATCGTCACTGGCGCATGGTCTTCCATGTGACGAAGCTGATTCCGATAAGCGTTCTTCACTTTGACGCAGGACTGCTTCTGCCTCAATTCGTTCCGTAATTTCTTCGCAAACGGTGCTGATGCCAACGACTTCTCCGTTCACCTTTAGGGGCAGAAAATGTTCTAGCCAGGTGCGCTGTACGCCAGGTTGCGCCGGAGTTTCACCCTGAATTTTGACATTGAGCAGCGGTTCTCCCGTTCTCAAAATCGGGCGTAGCAGTGGCTCGATCGTGTCTCCCAGATCGGGGAACAGTTCTCGCACCGTGTGCCCAATATGGGCTTCGGCGGGTAGTCCGTTGATGTCTGCTAGCCGTTGGTTAATCCGCACAAAGCGGAAGTCTGTATCTAGAACATTCAGGCCAATGGGGGCAGACTGATAAATCGCTTCGATTTCTGCCAGCTGTCGCTGCAACAGTGCCTTGCTGCACTTGATGTCATCAATGTTTGTCAGGGTGCCAATCCAGCTGGTGATTTGGTTTTGACTATCACGGGTTGGGTTGGCCCGACAGATAAACCACTGATACTCCCCATCCCAACGGCGAAAGCGGCACTCAGTCTCAAAGGGCTCTTCATTGGCGATCGCCTCTTGCCACTGTGTCAAGGCGCGATCGCGATCGCTGGGGTGAACGATATGGGCCGTCGGGATGCCCATCGACTCCGCTTCACTCAACCCGGTGTATTCGTACCAGCGCTGATTCCGATAGTTGACCACTCCGGCTGCATCAGCAGTCCAGATCATTTGCGGCATAGCTTCCGCTAGCTCTTGATAGCGCTGCTGGCTGGCTTTGAGCGCCGTGGCATCGCGGCTGCGCTCGGTGATGTCTAAAAAGGCTCCGACAACCCCTCTAATTTGGTTCTGCTCATCTCGCAGGGGGGTGGCATAGGAAAGTAGCTGGTGTACCTTGCCATTCGACAGCAGAATGTCAAACTCTGCGTCTCGCACCTCTACCCCGAGTCGGGCAGCCATCTGCATCGGCAAATCAGCCGCAGGGATTTCCTGACCGTTTTGAAGCACCCGATAGGCAGGTTGCTCGGCGGCGGGGGCGCTCTTGGAGATATTGCTGTCAGGGCTAACGCCGAGCAGCTGCCGCAGGTAGGCGTTGTTGTGCATCTGGGCACAGGTGGGGTCTGTGGCGATCGCAATCCCCACCGGAAGGATGTCTAACAGGCTGTGTAGTTCAGCAACCCGATTGGTCAAATCTTGGTTGAGCTGTTGAATCGCTGTCTCTTGTTGCTGAAAATTGGCGATGGTCTGGCCCAACTGCAGCTCTAGCCGCCTGTGCTCCGTCACATCTCGCCAGGAGGCAACAAAGCCATCCTTCAATTTGGCGGCGCGAATGTCAAACGCCCGCACTAAATGCTGTTTATCGCCATCGCCATAACTATCCTCGTAGACGAGGGCGTCTTTAATCAACGGTTCAGCCGTCTCGACGACCTGGCAATACTCCCCAAACAACCCCGATTCGCGATGGGCGGGCAGTATCTCGCATAACCCTCGACCAAGCTGCATCTCTTTGGTCATCCGGTTGTTTTCACAGGCGGCTTGGTTGAGATAGTCGATGCGAAAGTCTGCAATCTGCCCCGACTCGTCTCGCAGGGCTGAAAAGATGCCGAAGCAGTCCAGCATGTTTTCAACCGAGGTCTGAAACTGCTCCTGGCTGCGCTGTAGTTCCCGGCGTAGTTCAGCGTTTTCGATCGCATCTCGCATGGCCAGGCGCAGGTCCTCGGGCGTCATGCGGTCTTGCACCAAATAGTCGGCAGCCCCGTGCTTGAATGCCCGCACGGCTAGCTCAGCATCGTCGCGGTCTACTACGACGATAGGGGGGCAGCGATCGCCCATTTGCTCCTGC encodes:
- the trxA gene encoding thioredoxin — translated: MSAVASITQDTFQTEVLKSDVPVLVDFWAPWCGPCRMVARVVDEVAEQYEGQLKVVKVNTDEQPGIASHYGIRSIPTLMVFMGGEKMEQVVGAVSKATLDKAVEPFLS
- a CDS encoding ArsR/SmtB family transcription factor, translating into MRPINHPNCQDIALEGVLYALGDPVRLEIVQRLASNDELCCSDLDLGVAKSTLSHHFKILREAGVLHCRKQGTQHMNSLRRDDLEAAFPGLLDSILKAARKS
- a CDS encoding AI-2E family transporter yields the protein MVSLSQLPKWAIAGLAFPIICLNGWLLYKLGGVLHPIPSIVITASLIAFLLDYPIDWLEKRGLARGLAVALVVLLAVLLTTILVVFLGPQVWQQLNEFALRLPGWIDQGKTQLLLLEDRAIFQTLPVNLDQLTEQAANQLTNTLQATTTQAISVTLSTLDSALNLLITAVLALLLVINGDSLWEGLLSWLPAPWRSQIRNALRPSFQGYFSGQATLALILAVAQSTALILLNVPFGLLFGLVIGLVSVIPFGGTVAVVGISTLLAFQNVWLALKVLGVAFLLGQVNDNLVAPRLMGGITGLNPAVIIVALLIGSKFAGFLGLLLAVPTASFIKKIVDAVRDPRCEPEIEPLQSGVLESKPL
- a CDS encoding phosphomannomutase/phosphoglucomutase; this translates as MPPSTTSINWATLQNGSDIRGVALEGVAGQAVNLTPEVATTLGKAFATWLSAELSIPVAELAIAVGRDSRLSGPILMQAVIDGMASLGCRVLDVAMASTPAMFMATVLPEFSCHGAIMMTASHLPFNRNGLKFFTRQGGLGKKDISRILELAEQGNFPIATALGSVESRDLIGAYAAGLVQQIRQSVNHPDNFDQPLQGLKIIVDAGNGAGGFFASQVLEPLGADTTGSQFLDPDGTFPNHVPNPEDAAAIASICQAVVTQGADFGLIFDTDVDRGAAVDADGRELNRNRLIALISAIVLQEHPGTTIVTDSTTSDGLTQFIEGDLGGIHHRFKRGYKNVINEAIRLNAIGQPSWLAIEASGHGAMKENYFLDDGAYLVSKLLVELAKARLTGRRLTDLIATLQDPHDSQEYRLTILAPNAQAYGAEVMNQLQAFVAAQADWAVVPNTYEGVRVACQLPAEHGWFMVRMSLHDPVMVLNIESNVPEGVAKIAQRLQAFFSSLAELDISALER
- a CDS encoding Uma2 family endonuclease; this encodes MVAYSQPWTTRDLAAMPDDGGWKRYEIIDGELYVTRAPHIRHQGAAGKLHVRLENWSEQTGLGSAFQAPGVVFTPTDAVIPDVVWISQARLADGVDDAGHLIVAPELMVEVLSPGDLNEQRDREVKLKLYSRYGVQEYWIVNWQLKTVEIYRRAEAQLQLVGTLLVNDSLSSPLLPGFSTPMAEIFR
- a CDS encoding PAS domain S-box protein, translating into MEDHAPVTIWVTDSTGCCTYLNRGWYDFTGQTEQTGLGLGWLDVVHPDDSESAKHVFLQANERHAAFRLEYRLRRKDGEYCWAIDAANPWFGEDGEFKGYIGSVIDISDRVRVEEERKQAEDALRLSEERYRALFENMNQGFCLAEVLFDVDNQPIDYRFLEINSVFEKHSGLKDARGKTARELHPELEQYWIDLYGRVALTGEPVRYENYSEALGRWFGVSAFRIEQPESRKVAILFEDVSQRKQTEAALQASEERYRSLIEATAQIIWNELGDRGEFKTPQPAWSAFTGQTFDELKGWGWLDAVHPDDRTATTQAWLIALENRALYEFEHRLRRHDGVYRHMTVRAVPVFEENGAIREWVGVHSDTTERKQAEAALRRSEDRLRMAIESAQLGTWDWNLITNKLTWDAGCKAMFGLPTEAESSVEVFFEGLHPVDRQRLEQVVQWSFNPASGGSYDTEYRTIGIQDGIERWIAAKGQTYFEVDGKPLRFIGTVMDITARKQAEEARRESENRFRTLTSHAPVGIFMTDPDGNCLYVNERWCEMAGMSLEAAQGTGWVSALHPDDRERVADVWYQASRDGQVFAAEYRFQTSQGKVTWIQGTATALQRETGEVSGYLGTLTDITDRKRAEAAREQLFHQEQAAREAAERANRIKDEFLAVLFHELRSPLNPILGWAKLLQIRKLDDAKTVEALATIERNAKLQTELIDDLLDIAKILRGKLSLNVDSVNLSFVVKSAIETVSSNAAAKSISLHSTLPNIGQVLGDGARLQQVVWNLLSNAVKFTPKGGQVDIYMERVGHQAEIIVKDTGKGINLEFLPHIFETFRQEDASITRQYGGLGLGLAIVRQLVEAHNGTITAASPGDGFGATFTVRLPLLNVTPAIQQVDGGPQQELNLTGIRVLAVDDEPDARELLTVLLTEYGAEVLAVASASEVLVNLESFQPDVLVSDIAMPDVDGYALIQQVRALPAAKGGQIPAICLTAYAREEDCQRSIKSGFANHVAKPLEPERLVRTLMTVAGTKPNHAVTQNHSIDS
- a CDS encoding PAS domain-containing protein translates to MSEPYQPSAWMLSSQPVDGILLGLHQPQSSSVTVLQLLQEQMGDRCPPIVVVDRDDAELAVRAFKHGAADYLVQDRMTPEDLRLAMRDAIENAELRRELQRSQEQFQTSVENMLDCFGIFSALRDESGQIADFRIDYLNQAACENNRMTKEMQLGRGLCEILPAHRESGLFGEYCQVVETAEPLIKDALVYEDSYGDGDKQHLVRAFDIRAAKLKDGFVASWRDVTEHRRLELQLGQTIANFQQQETAIQQLNQDLTNRVAELHSLLDILPVGIAIATDPTCAQMHNNAYLRQLLGVSPDSNISKSAPAAEQPAYRVLQNGQEIPAADLPMQMAARLGVEVRDAEFDILLSNGKVHQLLSYATPLRDEQNQIRGVVGAFLDITERSRDATALKASQQRYQELAEAMPQMIWTADAAGVVNYRNQRWYEYTGLSEAESMGIPTAHIVHPSDRDRALTQWQEAIANEEPFETECRFRRWDGEYQWFICRANPTRDSQNQITSWIGTLTNIDDIKCSKALLQRQLAEIEAIYQSAPIGLNVLDTDFRFVRINQRLADINGLPAEAHIGHTVRELFPDLGDTIEPLLRPILRTGEPLLNVKIQGETPAQPGVQRTWLEHFLPLKVNGEVVGISTVCEEITERIEAEAVLRQSEERLSESASSHGRPCASDDLGDRLHGLLHLSQPGLV